ctttcatttcttctggtatcgaatAATGAGTCACTGAAGCCGATATGTGATGAACAAACGAGACAAGAATAACGAGCAGCACGTACCTTTGGAAAGGCTCCATTGTTACAATGTGTCCCATTGTTGTGTGCACGTGAACTGCCGTAAAACCGATATCATTTAAATTTCCAGTTATGATGAAGATTGTTGTTACTGCTTTGATCCCCTGAAAGTTACATAGTACTACTCACGAGAGCATTTAGTCGCTATACAAGACAACAGCGTTTTCGGATTAGAGTTTCAGCAACACGGAGCTGTCCGGTATGCTCACAATGGGCACGGATGAGAAGGATATTCACCAATATGGCGTTCATGGGTTGGCATTTTACTTATAAAACAGCGCCACCTTCTGCATTTGACAACACATTGTGTCCATGAagcattttaaattaataataatgatcaaAGCAGATTACACatgtttttacttatttttgttttttgaatttcGCAGAAATTAATCAGGTGCTCTATCAGAAGATGTAGCACTCTAGATTGCATATTAGGGCATATAAAAAAATAGTTCTTGGTAAGTGATGTATACAAAAATTAATCATTTTTGACTCTTACCTGCAGGGTGGAGGCTGCTGAGTCACTTGTGTCTGTCAGTCCTGTTCCTCTTGGTAAACTAGACACGATGTATCTGGAGCCCTTTGGCACAGGCTGTCTGACCACCAGCTTTCCTTTCCTGGTCTCTGCTAGAAACAGACTGTACCAGTACGCATCGTTGGAGACCAGAGTGGAGTCTGCGATGGTGGAGTTCCTCTCACTGATCACACTGTTCCTGCAGGGAGCAGCAGCTTTGCTGGGCTTGGATTTCTGACACTTGAGCACGATGGTGACCAATATGGTGATGAGCAGGAGAAATGACACAGAGCCCAGACCGATGACCAAATACAGGTTCAGGTCTGAGAAGATGTCGTACTCCAGAGGTACCTCAGTCATGTCAGAGAAGGCCTTAACTGCAGTCTCCATTGTGGACAGCTTGATGGTGACTGTAGCAGACAGAGCGGGCTCCCCGTTGTCTTTAGCAATAACAACCATTCTCTGGTGGCGCGGATCTCTGTAGCTGAACATCCTCATAGTCCGGATCTCTCCGTTGTACTGGTCCAGACTGAACAAGGTGGCGTCAGTCACCTGTAGAAACTGGTAGGTAATCCGAGAGTTGTGCACCGAGTCTGTATCTAAGGCTATCACCTTGGCAACCAGAGAGCCTTTTTCGGTGGACCTGGGGATCTTTTCCTCCACCACCGAGCCGTGCGCGCGCCACGGAGACACAATGACCGGAGCGTTGTCGTTCTGGTCCACAATGATGATGTGGACCGTGACGTTACTGCTGAGTGGAGGAGAGCCAGAGTCTCTGGCCTCGATGTGGAAAAGAAAATCCTTCTCGATCTCATAGTCAAAAGTTTTCAGTGCGTAAAGATTGCCGTTCTCTGGGTTGATGGAGAACAGCATGGACATGGAGGTGTTGGCTATCTCCTTCTCGAGGATGAAATAAACTAGATACTGGTTTTCATGGAGGTCAGGGTCAAAGGCAGTGAGGGAGCTGAGCAGGGCCCCAGGTGCGTTATTCTCCATCACACGTATCGTGTAAAATGACTGAGAGAACTGAGGTACATTGTCATTAACATCCAGCAGCTCTAACGTCATAGTTTCATTATCAGATAAAGGAGGAGAACCTCTGTCTGTCACAGTGAAAGTGATGTCATATTCTGGGACCTTCTCCCGGTCTAACAGCTCTGACACCACTAACTCATAATAGTTATCAGAGGACTCCCTCAGTTTGAAAGGCATATTATCAGGAATGTGAAGATCAACCACCCCATTGTCACCTGAGTCTTTATCACTGACACTAACTACAGCTATGACTGTGTCTAATTCTATGTTTTCATTGACTGGACTCTGAAATGACTTAATAGATATTTCTGGGTGGTTGTCATTCATGTCTTCCACCAGAATCTTTATGGTACATTGTCCTGACAAACTGTTGGCTCCTTTGTCTGTTGCTATAACTTCCATATCATAAATCCTGAAGTCTTCATAATTCAACATTCCTTTAACAGTAATTTCACCAGTGGAAGGATTCAGATGaaatgtttcttgtgttttctctgatGTATATAAACTGTATGAGTATGTTAAATCAGAATTAGATCCCTCATCTAAGTCTGTGGCATTAAGATGGATAACAAGGCTCCCTATGGGAGAATTTTCCATAATGTTTATATTATAAATTACTTTGTCAAATGTAGGAGCGTTGTCATTCGTATCTAGAACACGAACAATTACACTTGCAGTACCAGACCGAGGAGGCGTTCCTCCATCTACAGCTGTTAGTATTAAATGATGAACAGCCTGCTGCTCTCGATCTAAGCCCTTTGTTAAAATGAATTCAGCAAATTTAGACCCATCTCGTCCAGTCTGGACTTCAATATTGAAATATTCACTTTCACTTAGATGGTACGTTTTGACTGAATTGCTTCCGACATCAGGATCCACTGCATTACTGAGAGAGAATCTTTCTCCTTTTGGTGTAGCTTCAGATATGTCTAAGTGGATAATGTCTCTCCGAAACTGTGGGGCGTTGTCGTTAATATCTAAAATTTCTACTTCTATGTTAAAGATTCGCACCGGGTTTTCTAGAATTACCTCAAGTTTAAGGTAACAAGATAATTTTGTGTTGCAAATATATTCTCTGTCAATCTTCTCCACAATGTACAGTTCCCCAGTCTCTTTGTTCACGTCCAGAAATTTTTTATTTGCAATGGTGTCAAGTCTCATCTTTCGCTTATTTAGTGTTTTAACATCCAGGCTCAGATCGGTGGCAAGATTGGCAACGACTGATCcttctttcatttcttctggtatcgaatAATGAGTCACTGAAGCCGATATGTGATGAACAAACGAGACAAGAATAACGAGCAGCACGTACCTTTGGAAAGGCTCCATTGTTACAATGTGTCCCATTGTTGTGTGCGCGTGAACTGCCGTAAAACCGATATCATTTAAATTTCCAGTTATGATGAAGATTGTTGTTACTGCTTTGATCCCATGAAAATGTACATAGTACTACTCACGAGAGCATTTAGGCGCTATACAAGACAACAGCGTTTAAGGATTAgagtttcagcaccacggagCTGTCCGGTATGCTCACAATGGGCACGGATGAGAAGGATATTCACCAATATGGCGTTCATGGGTTGGCATTTTACTTATAAAACAGCGCCACCTTCTGCATTTGACAACACATTGTGTCCATGAagcatatttaataaataataattaaaaaggcaattaaaaaaaacatgtttttacttatttatttgcacaTATTTTGCCGAAAGTAATCAGAAGCTCTATCAGAAATTGTAGCACTCTAGATTGCATGTTAGGGCATGTAAAAAAATAGTTCTTGGTAAgtgatgtataaaaaaaatgaatcgaTTTTTGACTCTTACCTGTAGCGTTGAGGCTGCTGAATCACTCGTGTCTGTCAGTCCTGTTCCTCTTGGTAAACTAGACACGATGTATCTGGAGCCCTTTGGCACAGGCTGTCTGACCACCAGCTTTCCTTTCCTGGTCTCTGCTAGAAACAGACTGTACCAGTACGCATCGTTGGAGACCAGAGTGGAGTCTGCGATGGTGGAGTTCCTCTCACTGATCACACTGTTCCTGCAGGGAGCAGCAGCTTTGCTGGGCTTGACTTTCTGACACTTGAGCACGATGGTGACCAATATGGTGATGAG
This is a stretch of genomic DNA from Labrus bergylta chromosome 9, fLabBer1.1, whole genome shotgun sequence. It encodes these proteins:
- the LOC109978160 gene encoding protocadherin alpha-C2-like isoform X7; its protein translation is MGHIVTMEPFQRYVLLVILVSFVHHISASVTHYSIPEEMKEGSVVANLATDLSLDVKTLNKRKMRLDTIANKKFLDVNKETGELYIVEKIDREYICNTKLSCYLKLEVILENPVRIFNIEVEILDINDNAPQFRRDIIHLDISEATPKGERFSLSNAVDPDVGSNSVKTYHLSESEYFNIEVQTGRDGSKFAEFILTKGLDREQQAVHHLILTAVDGGTPPRSGTASVIVRVLDTNDNAPTFDKVIYNINIMENSPIGSLVIHLNATDLDEGSNSDLTYSYSLYTSEKTQETFHLNPSTGEITVKGMLNYEDFRIYDMEVIATDKGANSLSGQCTIKILVEDMNDNHPEISIKSFQSPVNENIELDTVIAVVSVSDKDSGDNGVVDLHIPDNMPFKLRESSDNYYELVVSELLDREKVPEYDITFTVTDRGSPPLSDNETMTLELLDVNDNVPQFSQSFYTIRVMENNAPGALLSSLTAFDPDLHENQYLVYFILEKEIANTSMSMLFSINPENGNLYALKTFDYEIEKDFLFHIEARDSGSPPLSSNVTVHIIIVDQNDNAPVIVSPWRAHGSVVEEKIPRSTEKGSLVAKVIALDTDSVHNSRITYQFLQVTDATLFSLDQYNGEIRTMRMFSYRDPRHQRMVVIAKDNGEPALSATVTIKLSTMETAVKAFSDMTEVPLEYDIFSDLNLYLVIGLGSVSFLLLITILVTIVLKCQKSKPSKAAAPCRNSVISERNSTIADSTLVSNDAYWYSLFLAETRKGKLVVRQPVPKGSRYIVSSLPRGTGLTDTSDSAASTLQYPK